In a single window of the uncultured Pseudodesulfovibrio sp. genome:
- a CDS encoding MFS transporter yields METLRKNIGFIAATLSMLMAFAASATPIPLYDLYRRTEGLTYNDLSLTAVVYFIGAISALLFFGRISDHLGRKPVTFLAFGLAAVASLILLHVDSAWPLIIARLLLGLSCGLASSAIAAYVVDSAPPSLSWLSAVIVGNSPMVGLTLGALASGTLVEYAPYPRMLCYLFVLIEIAVVCALVLLGRETMERKPGLVASFRPTFSMPQADRRLYPISACLFLATWALGGFFQAYGPSIAADQLGSSSTLTAAIVFSSFLLPSAIGGPLSARLSPARAQRFGIVGFTLAVVGVIMAVKMSMIVTFLIMSAIAGAAQGVALTGSIRSLLDGISSRDRAGVLSLIYATSYTGAAVTSFLAGQLSKFLNLYQLLLCYGGLAAAACVITLVFAREPGES; encoded by the coding sequence TTGGAAACCCTACGTAAAAACATCGGCTTCATCGCGGCCACGTTGTCCATGCTCATGGCCTTTGCCGCGTCCGCCACGCCGATCCCCCTCTACGACCTCTACCGTCGGACCGAGGGGCTCACCTACAACGACCTCTCCCTGACCGCCGTGGTCTACTTCATCGGCGCGATTTCGGCCCTCCTGTTCTTCGGCCGCATCTCGGACCATCTGGGCCGCAAGCCTGTCACCTTCCTCGCCTTCGGACTGGCGGCCGTGGCCAGCCTGATCCTGCTGCACGTGGACAGCGCATGGCCGCTGATCATCGCCCGGCTCCTGCTCGGGCTGTCCTGCGGCCTGGCTTCCAGCGCCATCGCGGCGTACGTGGTGGACAGCGCGCCGCCTTCCCTGAGTTGGTTGTCCGCAGTGATCGTGGGCAACTCGCCCATGGTCGGGCTGACCCTGGGCGCACTGGCCTCGGGCACGCTGGTCGAGTACGCCCCATACCCGAGGATGCTCTGTTACCTCTTCGTCCTGATCGAGATCGCGGTGGTCTGTGCCCTGGTCCTGCTGGGCAGGGAGACCATGGAGCGCAAGCCCGGCTTGGTCGCCTCCTTCCGGCCCACCTTTTCCATGCCCCAAGCGGACAGGCGGCTGTACCCTATCTCGGCCTGCCTCTTTTTGGCCACCTGGGCTCTGGGCGGCTTTTTCCAGGCCTACGGTCCGTCCATCGCGGCCGACCAACTCGGCTCGTCGAGCACGCTCACCGCAGCCATCGTGTTCTCCTCCTTCCTGCTGCCCAGCGCCATCGGCGGTCCGCTTTCAGCCAGGCTCTCCCCGGCCCGGGCGCAGCGTTTCGGCATCGTCGGCTTCACCCTGGCCGTGGTCGGCGTGATCATGGCCGTGAAAATGTCCATGATCGTCACCTTCCTGATCATGAGCGCCATCGCGGGCGCGGCTCAGGGCGTTGCGTTGACGGGCAGCATCCGCTCCCTGCTCGACGGCATCTCCTCGCGCGACCGGGCCGGAGTCCTGTCGCTGATCTATGCCACATCGTACACCGGTGCGGCGGTGACCAGCTTTCTGGCCGGTCAGCTCTCCAAGTTCCTGAACCTCTACCAGTTGCTCCTGTGTTACGGCGGACTGGCCGCCGCAGCCTGCGTGATCACGCTCGTTTTTGCCCGCGAACCGGGGGAGAGCTGA
- a CDS encoding MBL fold metallo-hydrolase, producing the protein MNMLYKIIILLALLALVLAVSGCFYFRQEKFGRLPQGARLDRISQSPNYHGGTFENREPIVSVVEGGEGLGLWLKFLLRNDDNLTPPAPMPTVKTDLKGMDPNRDAVVWLGHSSYFIRLGGRTILIDPVLSDHAAPVSFSTRAFDGTTIYTAGDMPDIDYLLISHDHWDHLDYDTVTALEPRIKHVVTGLGVGEHFARWGFPDDKVVEADWDDDVQLEDGLTIHVLTARHFSGRLFDRNRTLWVAFALETPSQRIFYSGDSGYGTHFKAIGQRFGGFNLALLDSGQYNKAWQYVHMNPEQSVQAAQDLNAAAALPSHAGRFNISYHSWDDPFRRFAAASEDKSFRLVTPEIGETVYLDDTHQTFPHWWETL; encoded by the coding sequence ATGAACATGCTCTATAAAATCATCATACTGCTCGCCCTGCTGGCACTGGTGCTCGCCGTTTCCGGCTGCTTCTATTTCCGGCAGGAGAAGTTCGGCAGGCTGCCCCAGGGAGCCCGCCTCGACCGCATTTCCCAGTCTCCCAACTACCATGGGGGGACCTTCGAAAACCGCGAACCCATCGTCAGCGTGGTCGAGGGCGGCGAGGGACTCGGCCTGTGGCTGAAGTTTCTGCTGCGCAACGACGACAACCTGACTCCGCCCGCGCCCATGCCCACGGTCAAGACCGACCTCAAGGGCATGGACCCGAACCGTGACGCCGTGGTCTGGCTGGGACACTCTTCCTACTTCATCCGGCTCGGCGGCCGGACCATCCTGATCGACCCGGTCTTGAGCGACCACGCCGCGCCCGTGTCCTTCTCGACCCGCGCCTTTGACGGCACGACCATCTACACCGCCGGGGACATGCCGGACATCGACTACCTGCTCATCTCCCACGACCACTGGGACCACCTGGACTACGACACGGTCACGGCCCTGGAGCCGAGGATCAAACACGTAGTAACAGGGCTGGGCGTCGGCGAACACTTCGCCCGCTGGGGCTTTCCAGATGACAAGGTCGTGGAGGCCGACTGGGACGACGACGTGCAATTGGAGGACGGATTGACCATTCACGTCCTGACGGCACGGCATTTTTCCGGACGTCTGTTCGACCGCAACCGCACCCTGTGGGTCGCCTTTGCCCTGGAGACCCCGTCCCAGCGCATCTTCTACAGCGGCGACAGCGGCTACGGAACCCACTTCAAGGCCATCGGCCAGCGGTTCGGCGGGTTCAACCTGGCCCTGCTCGACAGCGGCCAGTACAACAAGGCGTGGCAGTACGTGCACATGAATCCCGAGCAGTCGGTCCAGGCCGCCCAGGACCTGAACGCCGCAGCCGCCCTGCCGTCCCACGCCGGCCGGTTCAACATCTCCTACCACTCCTGGGACGATCCGTTCCGGCGCTTTGCGGCCGCCAGCGAAGACAAGTCGTTCCGCCTCGTCACGCCGGAAATCGGCGAGACCGTTTATCTCGACGACACCCACCAGACCTTCCCCCACTGGTGGGAGACACTGTAG
- the metW gene encoding methionine biosynthesis protein MetW translates to MRFDLQVIAKWIEPGSRVLDLGCRTGSLLAHLTEQKSILGTGIEIDEQAAGEAIAKGLSVIHGDIYEEIEDYPDNAFDYVILSQALMQVLDPETLIREMLRVGRLGIVSFPNFTHFRNRLQMLFTGRAPMSKELPYEWYNTPNIRVIPIIDFRRFCRHLGVPIVKEVAISTHHHDEQGKVITFLPNLFATFGVFMLGQGRHQDS, encoded by the coding sequence ATGAGATTCGATCTTCAAGTCATCGCAAAATGGATAGAACCGGGCAGCCGCGTGCTCGACCTCGGCTGCCGCACCGGCTCGCTGCTGGCCCACCTGACCGAACAGAAATCCATCCTCGGCACCGGTATCGAGATCGACGAGCAGGCTGCGGGCGAGGCCATCGCCAAGGGGTTGTCCGTCATCCACGGCGACATCTACGAGGAGATCGAGGACTACCCGGACAACGCGTTTGACTACGTCATCCTGTCTCAGGCCCTGATGCAGGTCCTGGACCCGGAGACCCTTATCCGGGAGATGTTGCGCGTGGGCAGGCTCGGCATTGTTTCGTTCCCGAACTTCACCCATTTCCGGAACCGGCTCCAGATGCTCTTTACCGGGCGCGCGCCCATGTCCAAGGAGCTGCCGTACGAGTGGTACAACACCCCGAACATCCGGGTCATTCCGATCATCGACTTCCGCAGGTTCTGCCGACACCTGGGCGTTCCCATCGTCAAGGAGGTGGCCATTTCCACCCACCACCACGACGAGCAGGGCAAGGTCATCACCTTTCTGCCCAACCTGTTCGCCACCTTCGGCGTCTTCATGCTCGGTCAGGGACGGCACCAGGATTCGTAG